In Akkermansia muciniphila, one DNA window encodes the following:
- a CDS encoding sulfatase family protein produces MNRHAATALMLAACSLSASADQPQKQTPDQRPNIVVIVTDDHSYQTLGTCEKDSPMPYPNFLKLADEGMVFDRSYCANSLCGPSRACIYTGRHSHMNGYLFNEHAAPFDGSQPTFPKMLQKAGYQTAIVGKWHLEAIPPDAKGDTSKYESNPTGFDYWEIFPGQGNYFNPDFITPGKDGKRVVKTEPGYATELVTQKSLKWLDQRDKDKPFMLVVGHKAPHRCWCPSIQNLGRAKQYADAIDPPANLEDDFADRPEFLKMTEQTLLNHFNVWSDEHLIKEVVPEDIQKMLSCPESKTLHTQYDWEMPEWVRMDPQQKEAWYNYHKARTVQLVKDIKNGKIKTQRDILLRRWRHYMEDYLGTVLSVDESIGQIMDYLKRNGLDRNTLVLYCGDQGFYMGEHGLYDKRWIFEESFRMPLIMRWPGHIKPGVRSSAIVQELDYAPTFCEVAGVNTKENMNTFQGRSLTPLFQTGEHQNFKNRPIYYAFYENPGEHNAPRHDGLRTDRYTLSYIWTSDEWMLFDNQKDPAQMHNVINKPEYAETVKELKALYGKLRKDYQVPKGFPGATGKLAVKPQWDCAPSRD; encoded by the coding sequence ATGAACCGTCATGCCGCCACCGCCCTGATGCTTGCGGCCTGTTCCCTGTCCGCTTCCGCAGACCAGCCGCAGAAGCAAACGCCGGATCAGCGCCCCAACATCGTAGTCATTGTCACTGATGACCATTCCTACCAGACCCTGGGCACCTGTGAAAAGGACTCTCCCATGCCTTATCCGAACTTCCTCAAACTGGCGGACGAAGGCATGGTCTTTGACCGGAGCTACTGCGCCAACTCCCTGTGCGGTCCTTCGCGGGCCTGTATTTACACGGGCCGCCATTCCCATATGAACGGGTACCTCTTCAACGAACATGCGGCTCCTTTTGACGGTTCCCAGCCCACTTTCCCGAAAATGCTCCAAAAGGCCGGTTACCAGACCGCCATCGTCGGCAAGTGGCATCTGGAAGCCATTCCGCCGGACGCCAAGGGAGACACGTCCAAATATGAATCCAACCCCACCGGATTCGATTACTGGGAAATTTTCCCCGGCCAGGGCAACTATTTCAATCCGGATTTTATCACTCCCGGCAAAGACGGCAAGCGCGTGGTGAAAACGGAACCCGGCTATGCCACGGAACTGGTCACGCAAAAAAGCCTCAAATGGCTGGACCAGAGGGACAAGGACAAGCCTTTCATGCTCGTCGTGGGCCACAAGGCTCCCCACCGCTGCTGGTGCCCCTCCATTCAGAATCTGGGCCGCGCCAAACAGTATGCGGACGCGATTGACCCGCCCGCCAATCTGGAAGACGATTTTGCAGACCGTCCGGAATTCCTGAAAATGACGGAACAGACCCTGCTCAACCATTTCAACGTATGGTCTGACGAACACCTGATCAAGGAGGTGGTCCCGGAAGACATCCAGAAAATGCTTTCCTGCCCGGAATCCAAGACCCTGCATACCCAGTATGACTGGGAAATGCCGGAATGGGTGCGCATGGACCCGCAGCAGAAGGAAGCCTGGTACAACTATCACAAGGCCCGCACCGTACAGCTTGTCAAAGATATTAAAAACGGAAAAATCAAAACGCAGCGTGACATTTTGCTGCGCCGCTGGCGCCATTATATGGAAGACTATCTGGGCACCGTTCTTTCCGTGGATGAAAGCATCGGCCAGATCATGGATTATCTGAAACGGAACGGCCTGGACAGGAATACGCTGGTTCTCTACTGCGGAGACCAGGGATTCTACATGGGGGAACACGGCCTGTACGACAAGCGCTGGATTTTTGAAGAATCCTTCCGCATGCCCCTCATCATGAGATGGCCGGGCCACATCAAGCCAGGCGTGCGCTCCTCCGCCATAGTGCAGGAACTGGATTATGCCCCCACTTTCTGCGAGGTAGCCGGGGTAAATACCAAGGAAAATATGAACACCTTCCAGGGCCGCAGCCTTACTCCCCTGTTCCAAACCGGGGAACATCAGAATTTCAAGAATCGTCCTATCTATTACGCCTTTTACGAAAATCCGGGCGAACACAACGCTCCGCGTCATGACGGCCTGCGCACGGACCGTTATACGCTCTCCTATATCTGGACCAGCGACGAATGGATGCTCTTTGACAACCAGAAGGATCCGGCCCAAATGCACAACGTCATCAACAAACCGGAATATGCGGAAACCGTGAAAGAGCTTAAAGCCCTTTACGGCAAGCTCCGCAAAGACTACCAGGTGCCGAAAGGCTTCCCCGGGGCCACCGGCAAACTGGCCGTCAAGCCGCAATGGGACTGCGCTCCTTCCAGAGATTAA
- a CDS encoding cupin domain-containing protein, giving the protein MDSFSPIPNHTGFTARDLSMDRPGTLKGGAFAKISPGGGGPLSPHRHAHAHLFIVTRGTVSVMLDGEERTVHKYESQLVPGGVLHAVWNRNAEPAEILGLTLEAPSSPTSSI; this is encoded by the coding sequence ATGGACTCCTTTTCCCCCATCCCCAATCATACGGGCTTCACGGCCAGGGACCTGTCTATGGACAGGCCGGGAACCCTGAAAGGCGGCGCCTTCGCCAAAATAAGCCCCGGCGGCGGAGGCCCCCTTTCTCCGCACCGCCATGCCCACGCCCACTTATTCATTGTCACCCGTGGAACAGTCTCCGTCATGCTTGACGGAGAAGAACGAACGGTTCACAAGTACGAATCCCAGCTCGTTCCCGGCGGCGTTCTCCATGCCGTCTGGAACAGGAATGCGGAACCGGCGGAAATCCTGGGCCTGACGCTGGAAGCGCCTTCCTCCCCCACATCGTCAATTTAA
- a CDS encoding thioredoxin family protein — protein sequence MSLPRLSMLLLASAALCSCVGTSPEQEEPKVKKSLSEYMQDNKANSIANVPTGLLSTTPNQQQATHLTATTQEEMTRADSGAVYYTDAHDPDAPIPGLEEAFAQRKENERWIQSYPTALREAQSTGKPILIWFHHSVGSPPSKKLGTELLHTKEFEDWAKRNVVRVCYDQAEKFESEPVYRKRQKMLEYVKKAPSLFGVRGTPVLLVMSPDGSKVDTLRGYYTGQNALYFDQIKNSVKLAKQQYEEFKKTLIPKGYRVWTGVNGNTVFAKLSRYSEKTRTLWLQELDGHQSKTSLKRLSLEDRTWLLEQKEAHENNSRNKRSGPRDA from the coding sequence ATGAGTCTGCCCAGGCTGTCCATGCTTCTTCTTGCCTCCGCCGCCCTCTGCTCCTGCGTAGGGACCTCTCCGGAACAGGAAGAACCGAAGGTAAAAAAAAGCCTTTCGGAATACATGCAGGACAATAAGGCCAATTCCATCGCCAATGTTCCGACGGGGCTGTTAAGCACTACTCCGAATCAGCAACAGGCCACCCATCTTACCGCCACCACACAGGAGGAAATGACCAGGGCAGACAGTGGGGCCGTCTATTACACGGACGCTCATGACCCGGACGCCCCCATCCCCGGACTGGAAGAGGCTTTCGCCCAGCGTAAGGAAAACGAACGCTGGATTCAAAGCTATCCCACCGCCCTCCGGGAAGCCCAGAGTACCGGAAAACCCATTCTCATCTGGTTCCACCATTCCGTGGGCAGCCCTCCCAGCAAAAAACTTGGAACCGAACTCCTCCATACGAAGGAATTTGAAGACTGGGCAAAAAGGAATGTCGTCCGCGTCTGTTACGACCAGGCGGAAAAATTTGAAAGCGAACCTGTTTACAGGAAGCGCCAGAAGATGCTGGAATATGTGAAAAAGGCTCCCTCCCTGTTTGGCGTGAGAGGAACGCCCGTGCTTCTGGTCATGTCTCCGGACGGCTCCAAAGTGGATACGCTGCGCGGTTACTACACCGGCCAAAACGCCCTTTATTTTGACCAGATCAAGAACAGCGTCAAGCTGGCGAAGCAACAATATGAAGAGTTTAAAAAAACGCTGATTCCCAAAGGCTACCGGGTCTGGACAGGAGTCAATGGCAATACCGTCTTCGCCAAGCTTTCCCGCTATTCGGAAAAGACCCGGACCCTCTGGCTCCAGGAGCTGGACGGGCACCAGAGCAAAACCTCCCTGAAGAGGCTCAGCCTTGAAGACAGAACATGGCTTCTGGAACAGAAAGAAGCCCATGAAAACAACAGCCGGAACAAGCGATCCGGCCCACGTGACGCCTGA
- a CDS encoding DMT family transporter has translation MSSRQRTLGHAAALMTIIIWGTTFVSTKVLLRDFTPVTVLFTRFVIGYAFLWCLKPRVLPFSGWKKELLFAGAGLTGVTLYFLLENIALTYTFASNVGIIVAVVPFFTALLAHFLLKGEGFSRRFFLGFAASFTGIFLIMANGAFVLELNPAGDILALGAAFVWAAYSILMKKIGVNTSNMIICTRRIFFYGIALMIPALWVLPANMDWRLMAKPVNAVNLLYLGLFASALCFLTWNRVVEMLGAVKSSVYIYMVPVVAVVASAIILGERLTWISLAGILLTLFGVTISEYRKKTRKSGKKRPS, from the coding sequence ATGAGTTCCCGACAGCGCACCCTGGGACATGCCGCCGCCCTAATGACCATTATCATCTGGGGAACGACTTTCGTCTCCACCAAGGTGCTCTTACGGGACTTCACCCCCGTCACGGTACTCTTCACGCGCTTTGTAATAGGATATGCCTTTCTCTGGTGCCTGAAACCGCGGGTTCTTCCATTCTCCGGCTGGAAAAAGGAACTCCTGTTCGCCGGAGCGGGATTGACCGGGGTTACCCTGTATTTCCTGCTGGAAAACATCGCCCTGACTTACACTTTCGCCTCCAATGTGGGAATTATCGTGGCCGTGGTGCCTTTCTTCACAGCCCTTCTAGCCCATTTCCTGCTGAAAGGGGAAGGCTTTTCCCGCCGTTTCTTCCTGGGTTTTGCCGCCTCCTTCACGGGTATCTTCCTTATCATGGCAAACGGCGCCTTCGTGCTGGAACTGAATCCGGCGGGAGACATCCTGGCGCTGGGAGCGGCCTTCGTCTGGGCGGCGTATTCCATTCTGATGAAAAAAATCGGCGTCAACACGTCCAACATGATCATCTGCACGCGCCGCATTTTTTTCTATGGCATCGCGCTGATGATCCCCGCCCTGTGGGTCCTTCCGGCAAATATGGACTGGCGTCTGATGGCAAAACCCGTCAATGCCGTTAACCTGCTGTATCTGGGCCTGTTCGCTTCCGCACTGTGCTTCCTGACCTGGAACCGCGTGGTGGAAATGCTGGGAGCCGTCAAGTCCAGCGTTTACATTTACATGGTACCGGTCGTAGCCGTGGTGGCCTCAGCCATCATTCTGGGGGAACGCCTGACCTGGATATCCCTGGCGGGGATCCTGCTTACCCTGTTCGGCGTCACGATTTCAGAG
- a CDS encoding beta-N-acetylhexosaminidase: protein MKSILLAVAFLGSLCWAGTNPYNIIPEPVNVTTASGTTKNLKIVHEQKVAGLGNEGYTMKLTPGGVELRYTTPNGKAMAMATLLQLQDQLSDTPEGLPCGNIQDSPDFGWRGMMVDVGRYHYPMKEIYNFVDAMHYYKYNVLHLHLTEDQGWRLPVPGYDKLRTIGAVRPSAPASQNNSLLANEGMYTKKELQDLVAYCKARGIQVLPEVEMPGHNMALAASYPEFCCNTKRAQVWTHGGVSSKLICPQKPATKKFLKDTFHTVQQIFPFPYIHIGGDECPMGDWKKCPDCQAARAKKGQGDNVEAQMSDFTKSLTAMLAKHRKKPILWYDINKSYYHKGETVMSWLPGEFPRCIDKTKEQGIDLIVTPQFKYYLARTQMKFPADDVRARPGGAPILLKDCYNFDPRNGRDKSDVKHIKGINLCMWAEWIPSGELLMYMTYPRAMAVSETAWGNHKNRPSLEEFEKKMETHKKHFQKRFGYTLERTVENKPYREKFITQEEIERINENYKKGQQNADK from the coding sequence ATGAAATCAATTTTGCTAGCCGTTGCGTTCCTGGGCTCCCTCTGCTGGGCCGGAACCAATCCCTACAACATTATTCCGGAGCCCGTCAACGTGACGACGGCTTCCGGAACTACCAAAAACCTCAAGATCGTCCACGAGCAAAAAGTCGCCGGACTGGGTAATGAAGGGTATACCATGAAACTGACTCCCGGCGGCGTGGAACTCCGTTATACCACGCCCAACGGGAAGGCCATGGCGATGGCGACCCTGCTCCAGCTTCAGGACCAGCTTTCAGATACTCCTGAAGGCCTTCCCTGCGGCAACATCCAGGATTCCCCCGACTTCGGCTGGCGCGGCATGATGGTTGACGTGGGCCGCTACCACTACCCCATGAAGGAGATCTATAACTTTGTGGACGCCATGCATTACTACAAATACAACGTCCTGCATCTCCATCTGACGGAAGACCAGGGCTGGCGGCTCCCGGTGCCGGGCTACGATAAGCTCCGCACTATCGGCGCCGTCCGTCCCTCCGCCCCGGCAAGCCAGAACAACTCCCTGCTGGCCAATGAAGGCATGTATACCAAAAAGGAACTCCAGGACCTGGTAGCCTACTGTAAAGCGCGCGGTATCCAGGTGCTCCCGGAAGTGGAAATGCCGGGCCATAACATGGCCCTGGCCGCATCCTATCCCGAATTCTGCTGCAATACCAAACGGGCCCAGGTATGGACGCACGGCGGCGTTTCCTCCAAACTGATTTGTCCGCAGAAACCGGCCACCAAAAAGTTTCTTAAGGATACCTTCCATACCGTTCAGCAGATATTCCCTTTCCCGTACATCCACATCGGCGGTGACGAATGCCCCATGGGAGACTGGAAGAAATGCCCGGACTGCCAGGCCGCCCGGGCCAAAAAGGGCCAGGGGGATAATGTGGAAGCCCAGATGAGCGATTTCACGAAAAGCCTGACGGCCATGCTCGCCAAGCACAGGAAAAAGCCCATCCTTTGGTATGACATCAACAAAAGCTATTACCACAAGGGGGAAACCGTCATGTCCTGGCTGCCGGGAGAATTCCCGCGTTGCATTGACAAGACGAAGGAACAGGGCATCGACCTCATCGTCACTCCCCAGTTCAAGTATTATCTGGCGCGCACCCAGATGAAATTCCCGGCGGACGACGTGCGCGCCCGGCCCGGGGGCGCCCCCATCCTGCTGAAAGACTGCTACAACTTCGATCCCCGCAACGGACGGGACAAGAGTGACGTCAAGCACATCAAGGGCATCAACCTCTGCATGTGGGCGGAATGGATTCCCTCCGGCGAATTGCTGATGTACATGACCTATCCTCGCGCCATGGCAGTTTCCGAAACCGCGTGGGGCAATCATAAAAACCGTCCAAGCCTGGAAGAGTTTGAAAAGAAGATGGAAACTCACAAAAAACATTTCCAGAAGCGTTTCGGCTATACTTTAGAGCGCACGGTGGAAAACAAACCCTACCGGGAAAAATTCATCACTCAGGAGGAAATAGAGCGTATCAACGAGAATTATAAAAAGGGCCAGCAAAACGCGGATAAATAG
- the lepA gene encoding translation elongation factor 4 — MSIELTRNFSIIAHIDHGKTTLSDRLLEKTNTISEREKQDQLLDAMDLEREKGITIKSHPVTIFYKARDGKTYKLNLLDTPGHVDFSYEVSRSLAACEGALLIVDAAQGVEAQTLANMHLAMDLNLAIIPVINKIDLPSANLPKVYRQLEDIVCIPHEEAIHASAKMGIGIDDILEAVVQRIPPPETEQDGFLRALVFDSVYDAYRGVVSYVRVISGSVHRGMKVKLFATDEVYEVKEVGIFTPKMTRTDSLEAGDVGYIIANMKSAADVKIGDTYTDYMRPCPSPLPGFKEIRPMVFSGIYPVDSSDFEALKAAMAKLQINDAAFSFQAESSVALGFGFRCGFLGLLHMEIIQERLRREFNMDIISTYPSVIYEVTKTNGEEINVDNPSLLPEPQEIQEIREPIVKVFIMLPGEYIGDIMQLVLEKRGSVDNTETIDDMRVMLTCTVPLAEILVDFNDKLKSMTRGYGSMDYEYAGYQAAKLIKMDMLIAGEPVDAFSMIVHQDKAASRGRELAERLKNVIPRQLFTVAIQACIGGKIIARESISPMRKDVTAKCYGGDVTRKRKLLEKQKEGKKRMKAIGKINIPQEAFIKVLKTGD, encoded by the coding sequence ATGTCCATTGAACTGACTCGCAATTTCTCCATTATCGCTCACATCGACCACGGAAAGACCACCCTTTCCGACCGGCTGCTGGAAAAGACGAATACCATTTCCGAACGGGAGAAGCAGGATCAGCTTCTGGACGCCATGGATCTGGAGCGGGAAAAGGGCATCACCATCAAGTCCCACCCCGTCACCATTTTCTACAAGGCCAGGGACGGAAAAACTTACAAGCTCAATCTGCTGGATACGCCGGGCCATGTGGATTTTTCCTACGAAGTGTCCCGTTCCCTGGCGGCATGCGAGGGAGCCCTCCTTATTGTGGACGCGGCCCAGGGAGTAGAAGCCCAAACGCTCGCCAACATGCACCTGGCCATGGATCTGAACCTGGCCATTATCCCCGTCATCAATAAGATCGACCTACCCAGCGCCAACCTGCCCAAAGTGTACCGACAGCTGGAAGACATCGTCTGCATCCCCCATGAGGAAGCCATCCATGCCTCCGCCAAGATGGGCATCGGCATTGACGATATTCTGGAAGCCGTTGTTCAGCGCATCCCTCCGCCAGAAACGGAGCAGGACGGCTTTTTGCGCGCCCTGGTGTTCGATTCCGTTTACGACGCCTATCGCGGCGTGGTCTCCTATGTACGCGTCATTTCCGGCAGCGTGCACCGCGGCATGAAAGTCAAACTTTTCGCGACGGACGAAGTGTATGAAGTGAAAGAAGTGGGCATCTTCACGCCCAAAATGACCCGAACGGATTCTCTGGAAGCCGGCGACGTAGGCTATATCATCGCCAACATGAAATCCGCGGCGGACGTCAAGATCGGGGACACGTACACGGATTACATGCGCCCCTGCCCGTCCCCCCTGCCCGGCTTCAAGGAAATCCGCCCCATGGTCTTTTCCGGCATTTATCCGGTGGATTCCTCTGATTTTGAAGCCCTGAAAGCAGCCATGGCGAAGCTTCAGATTAATGACGCCGCTTTCTCCTTCCAGGCGGAATCTTCCGTAGCTCTGGGCTTCGGGTTCCGCTGCGGCTTCCTGGGCCTGCTCCACATGGAAATCATTCAGGAGCGCCTGCGCCGGGAATTCAACATGGATATCATCTCCACCTATCCCTCCGTCATTTATGAGGTCACCAAGACCAATGGAGAGGAAATCAATGTGGACAATCCCAGCCTGCTCCCGGAACCGCAGGAAATTCAGGAAATCCGGGAACCTATCGTCAAGGTGTTCATCATGCTTCCGGGGGAATACATCGGGGACATCATGCAGCTTGTTCTGGAAAAACGCGGCAGCGTGGACAATACGGAGACCATTGACGACATGCGCGTGATGCTCACCTGCACCGTCCCTCTGGCGGAAATTCTGGTGGATTTCAACGACAAGCTCAAATCCATGACGCGCGGCTACGGCTCCATGGATTATGAATACGCCGGTTATCAGGCCGCCAAACTCATTAAAATGGACATGCTCATCGCCGGGGAACCGGTGGACGCTTTCTCCATGATCGTTCACCAGGACAAGGCCGCCTCCCGCGGCAGGGAACTGGCGGAACGCCTGAAAAACGTCATTCCCCGCCAGCTCTTCACCGTCGCCATTCAGGCCTGCATCGGCGGCAAGATTATCGCCCGGGAAAGCATCTCCCCCATGCGCAAGGACGTGACGGCCAAATGCTACGGCGGGGACGTCACCCGCAAGCGCAAACTTCTGGAAAAACAGAAGGAGGGCAAAAAACGCATGAAGGCCATCGGAAAAATCAACATTCCGCAGGAAGCGTTCATCAAGGTGTTGAAAACAGGGGATTAA
- the cysS gene encoding cysteine--tRNA ligase, with protein sequence MLHLYDTRTRTAQDISPMDGKTLRFYCCGPTVYGPAHIGNFRTFVMQDVFRRVLELGGIPTTHIRNLTDVDDKTIRDSQKAGVSLAEFTAGWADLFHRDCAALNCLPPHAEPSAVGHIPEQIRMVQILVEKGHAYVSEDGSVYFRISSFPEYGRLSHLDERELDLGKTANTRSNADEYEKDSVADFVLWKSRRPEDGDNFWPSPWGEGRPGWHLECSAMIHKYFGNDFDLHSGGVDLVFPHHENEVAQSRCACGGGFARLWFHITHLLVDGGKMSKSLGNMYTLADLDKLGHKPSAVRYVLAGGYYRRPLNFTLSSLEDAKAALNRLAKFDTQLRNASGTDSVPSYEEFCAARPELGIFRPAWDSLNDDLNTPEALGHVFSAIKKADIPSLSPEEALRLRNAFHFILSAFGIILPEEEQEEAPEEVRVLADQRWQAKQNRNWTEADRLRAEVATLGWVIKDRKDGYDLARK encoded by the coding sequence ATGTTACACCTTTACGATACCCGCACCAGAACGGCCCAGGACATTTCCCCCATGGACGGAAAAACGCTGCGCTTTTACTGTTGCGGACCCACGGTGTACGGTCCTGCCCACATCGGCAATTTCCGCACCTTCGTGATGCAGGACGTCTTCCGCCGTGTCCTGGAACTGGGGGGGATTCCCACCACGCATATCCGCAATCTGACGGATGTGGACGACAAAACTATCCGGGATTCTCAAAAGGCCGGCGTTTCCCTGGCGGAATTCACCGCTGGCTGGGCGGACCTGTTCCACCGGGACTGCGCCGCACTTAATTGCCTGCCTCCCCATGCGGAACCCTCCGCCGTGGGCCATATTCCCGAACAGATACGAATGGTCCAAATACTGGTGGAAAAGGGCCATGCCTATGTCTCGGAAGACGGTTCCGTGTATTTCAGAATTTCTTCCTTCCCGGAATACGGAAGGCTTTCCCACCTGGACGAACGTGAACTGGATTTAGGAAAAACCGCCAATACCCGGTCCAACGCGGACGAATATGAAAAGGATTCCGTGGCGGACTTCGTGCTGTGGAAGAGCCGCAGGCCGGAAGACGGCGACAACTTCTGGCCCTCTCCCTGGGGAGAAGGCCGCCCCGGCTGGCACCTGGAATGCTCCGCCATGATCCATAAATACTTCGGCAATGACTTCGATCTCCATTCCGGCGGCGTGGATCTGGTATTCCCCCATCATGAAAACGAAGTGGCCCAGTCCCGCTGCGCCTGCGGCGGAGGCTTCGCGCGCCTGTGGTTCCACATCACGCACCTGCTGGTGGACGGCGGCAAGATGTCCAAATCCCTGGGCAACATGTACACGCTGGCGGATTTGGACAAACTGGGCCATAAGCCGTCCGCGGTCCGGTACGTGCTGGCGGGGGGCTATTACCGCCGTCCGTTGAATTTCACCCTTTCCTCGCTGGAAGACGCCAAAGCCGCGCTGAACCGCCTGGCCAAATTCGACACGCAGCTCAGGAACGCCTCCGGAACGGATTCCGTTCCATCCTATGAGGAATTCTGCGCGGCACGCCCGGAATTGGGAATCTTCCGGCCGGCATGGGACAGCCTGAACGATGACCTGAACACCCCGGAAGCTCTGGGCCATGTCTTCAGCGCCATCAAAAAGGCGGATATCCCCTCTCTTTCACCGGAGGAGGCGCTCCGCTTGCGGAATGCCTTCCACTTTATCCTGTCCGCCTTCGGCATTATTCTGCCGGAAGAGGAACAGGAGGAGGCTCCGGAAGAAGTTCGCGTCCTGGCGGATCAACGCTGGCAGGCCAAGCAGAACCGGAACTGGACGGAAGCAGACCGTCTGAGGGCGGAAGTGGCAACACTGGGCTGGGTCATCAAAGACCGCAAAGACGGATACGACCTGGCACGCAAATAA